In one Rutidosis leptorrhynchoides isolate AG116_Rl617_1_P2 chromosome 8, CSIRO_AGI_Rlap_v1, whole genome shotgun sequence genomic region, the following are encoded:
- the LOC139864847 gene encoding uncharacterized protein, with product MAFCSFPDIWSWIQNLPPPTQWQTNMKSICICSSSTSSQPSLEISISKTLIHPSSFSFSILANFNLLITLWTSKPLKFTIDNNLLQDQYTITKLLTNIIKDILNYTPIKPSSSFLRLPEPNSIPNLKDIVNFSFLALAFIVSIYEAPQDIRCDSINTLKEQFACPWARNTSKRLMRLIGSNAEEQWMRSMNLAITNWITELRAMNHGLKAPSTMYSSAISGLGLWKVQLYCPVVAMDIDKCNSNRQDDQKLEFSLNYHQLEGVIQLNYQVMVREKWIDVLVSIDNVRCDVIRLVNDLLLKERGAGKDEKHFPSRISLQLTPTNQTNIISVSVSRSSENPAREIGVERSIEGSFEPPNPHIGISVSAGESYTTNLKPWKFEQSVYGNSGTFNWFLHDSINGREVFSSKPSKVAMLHPKSWFKNRYSSAYRPFTRQGGVIFAGDEYGESVLWKFGKSAIGETMEWEAKGWIWLTYWPNKYKTFYTETRRLEFSEILHLKLA from the exons ATGGCTTTTTGTTCATTTCCTGATATATGGTCTTGGATACAAAACCTACCACCACCAACACAATGGCAAACAAATATGAAATCTATATGTATTTGTTCTTCATCAACTTCATCTCAACCATCTCTTGAAATCTCTATATCCAAAACCCTAATTCACCCTTCTTCATTTTCCTTCTCTATTCTTGCTAATTTCAACTTACTCATCACTCTTTGGACCTCTAAACCACTCAAATTCACCATTGACAATAACTTACTTCAAGATCAATACACCATTACTAAACTCTTAACTAATATCATCAAAGACATCCTTAATTACACTCCTATCAAACCCTCAAGTTCTTTCCTAAGGCTCCCGGAACCTAATTCGATCCCCAATCTTAAAGACATAGTGAATTTCTCGTTTCTTGCACTTGCTTTTATCGTATCGATATACGAAGCTCCTCAAGATATTCGGTGTGATTCTATAAACACGCTTAAAGAGCAATTTGCATGTCCATGGGCAAGAAATACGTCTAAAAGATTGATGAGGTTGATAGGGTCGAACGCCGAAGAACAATGGATGAGATCAATGAATCTTGCAATCACGAATTGGATTACGGAACTACGAGCAATGAATCACGGGTTGAAAGCGCCATCAACGATGTATTCTTCCGCGATTTCAGGATTAGGGTTATGGAAAGTTCAGCTGTATTGTCCAGTTGTTGCTATGGATATTGATAAGTGTAATAGTAATCGACAAGATGATCAAAAACTCGAGTTTTCGttgaattatcatcaacttgaAGGAGTAATCCAGTTGAATTATCAAGTCATGGTTCGGGAAAAGTGGATTGATGTCTTGGTTAGCATCGATAACGTGAG GTGTGACGTTATACGACTCGTGAACGATCTTCTTTTAAAAGAACGAGGAGCAGGTAAAGATGAAAAACACTTCCCATCGCGCATTTCGCTACAACTAACTCCAACGAATCAAACCAATATCATAAGTGTTTCCGTTAGTCGATCGTCTGAAAACCCTGCTCGAGAAATAGGAGTCGAGAGATCTATCGAAGGCTCATTCGAACCGCCAAATCCTCACATTGGAATATCCGTATCCGCTGGTGAATCATACACCACAAATCTCAAACCATGGAAATTTGAACAATCCGTGTATGGAAATAGCGGCACTTTTAATTGGTTTTTACACGATAGTATAAACGGGCGTGAGGTGTTTTCGTCTAAGCCTTCAAAAGTTGCGATGTTACACCCGAAATCGTGGTTTAAGAACCGGTATTCGAGTGCTTATAGACCGTTTACGAGACAAGGGGGAGTTATATTTGCGGGAGATGAGTATGGAGAAAGTGTGTTGTGGAAATTTGGAAAAAGTGCGATTGGTGAAACAATGGAGTGGGAAGCAAAGGGGTGGATTTGGTTGACTTATTGGCCTAATAAATATAAGACCTTTTATACTGAAACTAGGAGATTGGAGTTTAGTGAGATTCTTCACCTTAAACTTGCCTGa